In the Lysinibacillus sp. PLM2 genome, one interval contains:
- the aroH gene encoding chorismate mutase AroH: MIRGIRGATTVEANQPDEILSETAKLVLEIAKENTLQPEDIISVLISTTPDINTAFPAKAVRTLEGWQYVPTMCMHEMNVPGALPLCIRVLMHVNTDVKQKEVRHVYLNGAVVLRPDLVK; the protein is encoded by the coding sequence ATGATTCGTGGGATAAGAGGTGCAACAACAGTTGAAGCAAATCAGCCAGATGAAATTTTAAGTGAAACTGCAAAATTAGTACTGGAAATAGCAAAAGAAAACACACTACAACCAGAAGATATCATTTCAGTACTTATTTCTACGACACCTGATATTAATACTGCTTTCCCAGCTAAAGCAGTTCGAACTTTAGAGGGTTGGCAGTACGTACCAACGATGTGTATGCATGAAATGAATGTTCCAGGTGCACTACCTCTCTGTATACGTGTTTTGATGCACGTAAATACAGACGTCAAACAAAAAGAAGTTCGACATGTTTATTTGAATGGTGCAGTCGTTTTAAGACCAGATTTAGTTAAATAG
- the hisC gene encoding histidinol-phosphate aminotransferase encodes MKWKQQINGMKAYQPGKPIEEVKKEYGLDEVVKLASNENPYGFSPRIKAFLQNDHTNHAIYPDGYAQNLRTSVANHLGVKETQLMFGNGSDDLIAIVTRALLYPGVNTVMAHPSFSQYSHNAEIEGAEVRKVPLKDGVHDLNSMLEAIDDNTSVVWVCNPNNPTGTIVSDGELDNFIKNVPSDVLIVLDEAYYEYVQSSKFKNTLHYVNEYPNVIIMRTFSKAYGLASFRVGYAIAQEDTIAKLDPVRAPFNNTILSHKVAMIALTDQEFLQQCLEKNEAGKKQFVEFCEKHKLHYYPSETNFILFEVKADSDVVFKEMMKRGFIIRSGNALSSPGYIRVTIGTQQQNAKFLNLLEEVLKEQGVFA; translated from the coding sequence ATGAAATGGAAACAACAGATCAATGGTATGAAGGCTTATCAGCCAGGAAAACCAATTGAAGAAGTAAAAAAAGAATATGGCTTAGATGAGGTTGTGAAACTAGCATCGAACGAAAATCCATATGGTTTTTCTCCAAGGATAAAAGCCTTTTTACAAAACGATCATACAAACCATGCAATTTATCCTGATGGCTATGCACAAAACTTACGTACATCTGTTGCCAATCATTTAGGTGTAAAGGAAACACAACTTATGTTTGGGAATGGTTCAGATGATTTAATTGCGATTGTGACTCGTGCATTACTATATCCTGGTGTAAATACAGTAATGGCACATCCTTCATTTTCTCAATATAGCCACAATGCTGAAATAGAAGGTGCTGAAGTTCGTAAAGTACCCCTAAAGGATGGAGTCCATGATTTAAATTCAATGCTTGAAGCAATTGATGATAATACATCTGTTGTTTGGGTATGTAATCCAAATAATCCAACAGGTACTATCGTTTCTGATGGAGAATTAGATAATTTCATTAAGAACGTTCCTTCAGACGTATTAATCGTTTTAGATGAGGCGTATTACGAGTACGTGCAGTCCTCAAAATTTAAAAATACATTACATTATGTTAATGAATATCCTAATGTGATCATTATGAGAACATTCTCTAAAGCATATGGACTTGCTTCATTCCGTGTAGGTTATGCGATTGCACAAGAGGATACAATTGCGAAATTAGATCCAGTCCGTGCACCATTCAATAATACGATTTTAAGTCATAAGGTTGCGATGATTGCTTTAACTGATCAAGAATTTTTACAACAATGTTTAGAAAAAAATGAAGCTGGTAAAAAACAATTTGTCGAGTTTTGTGAAAAACATAAGTTGCACTATTATCCTTCTGAAACAAATTTCATTTTATTTGAAGTAAAAGCTGATAGTGATGTCGTTTTCAAAGAAATGATGAAGCGTGGATTTATCATTCGAAGTGGCAATGCCCTTTCATCACCTGGTTATATCCGTGTCACTATCGGAACTCAACAACAAAATGCTAAATTCCTAAATTTACTTGAAGAAGTTTTAAAAGAACAAGGAGTATTTGCATGA
- the tyrA gene encoding prephenate dehydrogenase, with protein sequence MTRNVFVIGLGLIGGSIALSCQKAPETKVFGYDVQEKTRELAAALNIVHEVVEDVEHAASMADVIIFGTPVNATLYWMDELKNWKLKPNVIITDTGSTKSLIMEKAVELREKGITFIGGHPMAGSHKSGVSAAKQYLFENAYYILTPFDDEDGNQIIKLEQLLKFTLAKIVKVDAREHDHMTAVVSHFPHIVAASLVHQLNFEKEKYPMTSLLAAGGFRDITRIASSNPSIWRDITLQNRNELIHQLDAWQNEMNRVKSLLLSNDDQSIEQYFEIAKNVRDQLPITTGVFYTTYDLYIDIPDYPGIISQVTGYLAEERISITNIRVIEAREDIFGILVISFQTNDDREKAMNCLERRTKFEMYIS encoded by the coding sequence ATGACACGAAATGTATTCGTCATAGGTTTAGGTTTAATTGGAGGATCGATTGCACTTTCCTGTCAAAAAGCTCCTGAAACTAAAGTGTTTGGCTATGACGTCCAAGAAAAGACAAGAGAATTAGCAGCGGCATTAAATATAGTTCATGAAGTTGTTGAGGATGTTGAGCATGCGGCTAGTATGGCAGATGTGATCATTTTCGGAACGCCCGTAAATGCAACATTATATTGGATGGATGAATTGAAAAATTGGAAGTTAAAACCAAATGTAATTATCACAGATACTGGAAGCACGAAAAGTCTAATCATGGAAAAAGCTGTAGAACTTAGAGAAAAGGGTATTACCTTTATCGGCGGACACCCGATGGCAGGTTCTCATAAAAGTGGCGTCTCCGCAGCAAAGCAATATTTGTTTGAAAATGCTTATTACATCCTAACACCTTTTGACGATGAGGATGGAAATCAAATTATCAAACTTGAACAACTATTAAAGTTTACACTTGCAAAAATTGTTAAAGTTGATGCTCGTGAACATGATCATATGACAGCCGTTGTAAGTCATTTTCCACATATTGTTGCAGCATCTCTTGTTCATCAACTTAACTTTGAGAAGGAAAAATATCCTATGACATCCTTACTTGCAGCTGGAGGATTTCGGGATATTACACGTATTGCATCATCCAATCCATCGATCTGGAGAGATATTACACTCCAAAATCGTAATGAGTTAATTCATCAACTTGATGCTTGGCAAAATGAAATGAATCGTGTTAAATCCTTACTGCTAAGTAACGATGATCAATCGATTGAACAATATTTTGAAATTGCGAAAAATGTTCGAGATCAACTGCCGATTACAACTGGAGTATTTTATACAACCTACGATCTATATATTGATATACCAGACTATCCAGGGATAATTTCACAGGTAACAGGGTATTTAGCTGAAGAACGTATTAGTATAACAAATATACGAGTTATTGAAGCACGTGAAGATATATTCGGGATTTTAGTGATTAGCTTCCAAACGAATGATGATCGAGAAAAAGCGATGAATTGCTTGGAAAGACGTACAAAATTTGAAATGTATATATCTTAA
- the aroA_1 gene encoding 3-phosphoshikimate 1-carboxyvinyltransferase yields the protein MTKSQVLHYNKPSLKGSITVPGDKSISHRSVMFGAIAEGKTTVSGFLLGEDCLSTIDCFRKLGVEIKIDDTNVTINSAGIDAWEEPKEVLYTGNSGTTTRLMLGILSGTNLHTVMTGDSSIGKRPMRRVADPLRLMGAQISGRENGQYTPLAIQGTQLKAIDYTMPVASAQVKSAILLAGLRAEGITIVREKEVSRDHTERMLKQFGGNIQVDNGVISLEGGQKLTGTHVSVPGDISSAAFFLVAGAIVPNSEITMHNVGVNPTRAGIIEVLKEMGADLTIKIEDENAAEPTATLTVKTSSLKATTIEGDIIPRLIDEIPILALLATQAEGTTVIRNAEELKVKETDRIVAVVDELKKLGAKIEATDDGMIIHGPSKLTGASLKSYGDHRIGMMGAIGALITESPVEIDDVDCIAVSYPTFFLHLENLINE from the coding sequence ATGACAAAATCGCAAGTGCTACATTACAATAAACCATCTTTAAAGGGTTCTATTACTGTCCCAGGCGACAAATCCATTTCTCATCGATCAGTTATGTTTGGTGCTATTGCAGAGGGAAAAACAACAGTTAGTGGTTTTTTACTTGGAGAGGATTGCTTAAGCACAATTGATTGTTTTCGTAAACTAGGTGTTGAAATTAAAATTGATGATACAAATGTTACGATAAATAGTGCAGGAATAGATGCGTGGGAAGAACCAAAAGAGGTATTATATACGGGGAATTCAGGTACGACAACAAGATTAATGCTTGGTATTTTATCTGGGACAAACCTACATACAGTCATGACAGGCGATTCTTCAATTGGAAAGCGTCCAATGCGGCGTGTAGCAGACCCTTTACGATTAATGGGAGCACAAATTTCTGGACGGGAAAATGGACAATATACACCTTTAGCGATTCAAGGAACACAATTAAAAGCGATCGACTATACAATGCCAGTAGCAAGTGCCCAAGTAAAGTCGGCTATACTATTAGCCGGGCTTCGAGCAGAAGGAATTACAATTGTTCGTGAAAAAGAAGTATCTCGTGATCATACTGAACGTATGTTAAAGCAATTTGGTGGAAATATTCAGGTCGACAATGGGGTCATCTCCTTAGAAGGTGGTCAAAAATTGACAGGTACTCATGTTTCAGTTCCTGGAGATATTTCATCTGCCGCATTCTTTTTAGTTGCTGGAGCTATCGTTCCTAATAGTGAAATTACAATGCATAACGTTGGGGTAAATCCTACACGTGCAGGTATTATTGAAGTGTTAAAGGAGATGGGAGCAGATTTAACCATCAAGATTGAGGATGAAAATGCAGCTGAACCAACTGCAACATTAACAGTCAAAACATCTTCCTTAAAAGCAACTACAATTGAAGGCGATATTATTCCTCGATTAATCGATGAAATACCAATACTAGCTTTATTAGCTACACAAGCAGAAGGCACAACGGTTATTCGCAATGCTGAAGAACTAAAAGTGAAAGAAACTGACCGTATAGTGGCTGTTGTAGATGAACTGAAAAAATTAGGAGCGAAAATTGAAGCAACTGATGATGGGATGATAATCCATGGACCTTCAAAATTAACTGGTGCAAGTTTAAAATCTTACGGAGATCATCGTATTGGCATGATGGGTGCAATTGGTGCACTTATTACCGAATCACCAGTTGAAATTGATGATGTTGATTGCATTGCAGTATCTTATCCAACATTTTTTCTTCATTTAGAAAACTTAATAAACGAATAA